The proteins below are encoded in one region of Malaclemys terrapin pileata isolate rMalTer1 chromosome 8, rMalTer1.hap1, whole genome shotgun sequence:
- the PRR7 gene encoding proline-rich protein 7, translating into MVMSQGTYTFLTCFAGFWLIWGLIVLLCCFCSYLRRRVKSQQEERLREQNLRALEMEPLHYEGYSGSPPGMAMAIPPRLRMEPRHPPGPPPRPWSYRHESDLSKPPCYEEALLMAEPPPPYSEVLMDTRGLYRKINAPFLSHERPEKQEQPPSYKPLFLDRGYSTALHLPSSASQGPAFYLEAERAQRMFPSWMDSELSSRDTYEPGAWHLPVSMPLFGRTTAV; encoded by the exons atGGTGATGTCCCAGGGCACCTACACCTTCCTCACCTGCTTCGCCGGCTTCTGGCTCATCTGGGGCCTCATCGTCCTGctctgctgcttctgcagctACCTGCGGCGCCGCGTGAAGAGCCAGCAGGAGGAGCGACTGCGGGAGCAGAACCTGCGCGCGCTGGAGATGGAGCCGCTGCACTACGAGGGCTACTCGGGCAGCCCCCCCGGCATGGCCATGGCCATCCCTCCCCGGCTGCGCATGGAGCCGCgccacccccccggcccgccccccCGGCCCTGGAGCTACAGGCACG AGTCGGATCTTTCCAAGCCCCCGTGCTACGAGGAGGCGCTGCTCATGGCTGAGCCGCCACCGCCCTACAGCGAGGTGCTCATGGACACGCGGGGGCTATACCGCAAGATCAACGCCCCCTTTCTGAGCCACGAGCGCCCCGAGAAACAGGAGCAGCCCCCCAGCTACAAGCCCCTCTTCCTGGACCGAGGTTACAGCACAGCCCTgcacctgcccagctctgccagccaggGCCCGGCCTTCTACCTGGAGGCCGAGCGTGCCCAGCGCATGTTCCCCAGCTGGATGGACTCCGAGCTCAGCAGCAGGGACACGTATGAACCTGGGGCCTGGCATCTCCCTGTCTCCATGCCCTTGTTTGGCAGGACTACGGCGGTTTAG